One Rhizobium bangladeshense DNA window includes the following coding sequences:
- a CDS encoding Gfo/Idh/MocA family protein, whose amino-acid sequence MTRKLRVGVIGAGIAARHLAGFGWNKDIFEVPVLCSLDEDRGRALCEEYGVGEYTQDTDSLFARDDLDIIDISTPPSSHFELCRKGIESGKHVICEKPLFGSIAEVDEMGRILARFPGQKLMPIFQYRYGSGLQKLKLLIDRGLAGKPFLTTIETHWWRGPDYYAVPWRGKWASELGGGLLGHAIHAHDMLNYVHGPCAEVFSYGATLVNPIEVEDTAALSVKMQNGSLATLSMTLGSRKEISRLRFCFSDLVAESILEPYTMGRDPWVFTAGTEEHQARVDAVLAAYVPGEDGYTRQFELFHRAIVEDTDPPVTLQDARNSLELVTAAYFSQRTGKPTPMPIAADHPLYRSWLPEE is encoded by the coding sequence ATGACCAGGAAATTGCGCGTCGGCGTCATCGGCGCAGGGATTGCTGCGCGGCATCTGGCCGGTTTCGGCTGGAACAAGGATATCTTCGAGGTGCCCGTGCTCTGCTCGCTGGACGAGGATCGCGGCAGGGCGCTGTGCGAAGAATACGGTGTGGGAGAATATACGCAGGACACCGATTCACTGTTTGCCCGTGACGATCTCGACATTATCGACATTTCGACGCCGCCGAGCTCGCATTTCGAACTCTGCCGCAAGGGCATCGAATCCGGGAAGCACGTGATCTGCGAGAAGCCGCTCTTCGGCTCGATTGCCGAGGTCGACGAGATGGGTCGCATCCTCGCCCGCTTCCCCGGCCAAAAGCTGATGCCGATCTTCCAGTATCGCTACGGCTCCGGGCTGCAGAAACTGAAGCTGCTGATCGATCGCGGGCTTGCCGGCAAGCCGTTCCTGACGACGATCGAAACCCATTGGTGGCGTGGCCCGGATTATTACGCCGTGCCGTGGCGCGGCAAGTGGGCGAGTGAACTCGGCGGCGGCCTTCTCGGTCACGCGATCCACGCTCATGACATGCTGAATTACGTGCATGGGCCCTGCGCCGAGGTGTTTTCCTATGGCGCGACGCTGGTCAATCCGATCGAGGTGGAAGATACGGCAGCCCTATCGGTGAAGATGCAAAACGGCTCGCTGGCGACGCTGTCAATGACGCTTGGCTCGCGCAAGGAGATCTCGCGGCTTCGTTTCTGCTTCAGCGACCTCGTCGCCGAAAGCATCCTCGAACCCTATACGATGGGCCGCGACCCCTGGGTCTTTACCGCCGGAACCGAGGAGCACCAGGCGCGGGTCGATGCGGTGCTCGCCGCCTATGTTCCGGGTGAAGACGGCTATACCCGTCAGTTCGAACTGTTCCATCGGGCAATCGTCGAAGACACGGATCCGCCGGTGACGTTGCAGGACGCCCGCAATTCGCTGGAGCTCGTGACGGCCGCTTATTTCTCGCAACGCACCGGCAAGCCGACGCCGATGCCGATCGCCGCCGATCATCCACTCTATCGCTCCTGGCTTCCGGAAGAATAG
- a CDS encoding aldo/keto reductase encodes MNSDRPIRWGIIGPGTIARTFADGVAHSRTGKLVAIATRNPSKQGLADNFPGARIVNGYEALLSDKEVDAIYISTPHTGHAEWAIKAARAGKHILVEKPIALSAYDAEAVYYEAKKAGVFAGEAFMYRVHPQTEKLVELIRSGVIGTLRIIRSSFGFNMGSYKPEHRLFANETAGGGILDVGGYPVSMARLIAGAAEGKAFLEPEKVSGVGHLGESGVDEWASAVLKFPNEIIAEVSCSIMAQQDNVLRIIGSEGRIEVQDFWFASGHKGGIGKIEIFKGGKQETIEIKEERWLYSFEVDAAGDAIRAGRTEFSSPGMSWADSIANLRVLDQWRASIGLEYGVEKATRRTTNIAGGAVTRGSGIPQRQIPGISKPASVVTLGFEFFPNFAAASLTLDAYYEAGGNAFDTAYVYGAGKTESIFGDWHTSRKVPREEIVLIGKGAHSPLCYPDMIAKQLDQSLARLKTDYVDIYFMHRDNTDVPVGEFVDAMDAEVKRGRIRGIFGGSNWTRARFDEATAYAEKTGKTAPAALSNNFSLAEMLDPIWAGCVAASDDDWKKWLNEKQIPNFAWSSQGRGFFTDRAGRDKKDDEEIVRVWYSERNFGRRDRAIELANRLGRNPIHIALAYVIAQPFPVIPLIGPRTVAELEDSLSALDIRLTPDEVKWLEG; translated from the coding sequence ATGAATTCCGACCGACCGATTCGCTGGGGCATCATCGGCCCCGGCACCATCGCCCGCACCTTTGCAGATGGCGTTGCTCATTCGCGCACCGGCAAACTTGTGGCAATCGCCACCCGTAATCCCAGCAAACAGGGACTTGCCGACAACTTCCCCGGCGCCCGCATCGTCAATGGCTACGAGGCGCTGCTTTCCGACAAGGAAGTAGACGCGATCTATATCTCCACACCCCACACCGGCCATGCCGAATGGGCCATCAAGGCTGCACGCGCCGGCAAGCATATTCTCGTGGAAAAGCCGATCGCCCTTTCGGCCTATGATGCCGAGGCGGTTTATTATGAAGCCAAGAAGGCCGGCGTCTTTGCCGGCGAAGCCTTCATGTACCGCGTGCATCCGCAGACGGAAAAGCTTGTGGAACTCATCAGGAGCGGCGTCATCGGCACGCTGCGCATCATCCGCTCGAGCTTCGGCTTCAACATGGGCAGTTATAAGCCGGAGCATCGGCTCTTCGCCAATGAAACCGCCGGTGGCGGCATTCTCGATGTCGGCGGCTATCCCGTGTCCATGGCGAGATTGATTGCCGGCGCCGCCGAGGGCAAGGCTTTCCTCGAACCGGAGAAGGTCTCCGGCGTCGGCCATCTCGGAGAGAGCGGTGTCGATGAATGGGCTTCGGCGGTGCTCAAATTCCCGAACGAGATCATTGCCGAAGTCTCCTGCTCGATCATGGCCCAGCAGGACAACGTGCTGCGCATCATCGGTTCGGAGGGACGGATCGAGGTCCAGGACTTCTGGTTCGCCTCCGGCCACAAGGGCGGCATCGGCAAGATCGAGATCTTCAAGGGCGGCAAACAGGAAACCATCGAGATTAAAGAGGAGCGCTGGCTTTACTCCTTCGAGGTCGACGCGGCGGGTGATGCCATCCGCGCAGGCAGGACCGAATTCAGCTCTCCCGGCATGAGCTGGGCGGATTCGATTGCAAACCTGCGCGTGCTCGATCAGTGGCGCGCATCGATCGGTCTCGAATATGGCGTCGAGAAAGCAACGCGGCGCACGACGAATATTGCCGGTGGCGCAGTCACCCGCGGCAGCGGCATTCCGCAACGCCAGATCCCCGGCATTTCCAAGCCGGCCTCCGTCGTCACACTCGGCTTCGAATTCTTTCCGAATTTCGCCGCCGCCTCGCTGACGCTCGACGCCTATTACGAGGCCGGCGGCAATGCCTTCGACACGGCCTATGTCTATGGCGCCGGCAAGACGGAATCGATCTTCGGCGACTGGCACACCAGCCGCAAAGTGCCGCGCGAGGAGATCGTGCTGATCGGCAAGGGGGCGCATTCGCCGCTCTGCTATCCCGATATGATCGCAAAGCAGCTCGACCAGTCGCTCGCCCGGCTGAAAACCGACTATGTCGACATCTATTTCATGCATCGCGACAATACCGACGTGCCCGTCGGCGAATTTGTCGATGCCATGGATGCCGAGGTCAAACGCGGCCGCATTCGCGGCATCTTCGGCGGTTCGAACTGGACGCGCGCACGTTTCGACGAGGCGACCGCTTATGCCGAAAAGACCGGCAAAACGGCGCCGGCAGCACTCTCCAACAACTTTTCGCTCGCCGAGATGCTGGATCCGATCTGGGCCGGTTGCGTCGCCGCCTCCGATGACGACTGGAAGAAATGGCTGAACGAAAAGCAGATCCCGAACTTCGCCTGGTCCAGCCAGGGACGCGGCTTCTTTACCGACCGCGCCGGCCGCGACAAGAAGGATGATGAGGAGATCGTGCGCGTCTGGTATTCCGAGCGCAATTTCGGACGCCGCGACCGCGCCATCGAGCTCGCCAACAGGCTCGGCCGCAACCCGATCCATATCGCGCTCGCCTACGTCATCGCTCAGCCCTTCCCGGTAATTCCGCTGATCGGGCCGCGCACTGTGGCGGAGCTGGAAGACAGCCTCTCAGCTCTCGATATCCGGCTGACGCCCGACGAGGTGAAGTGGCTGGAAGGCTGA
- a CDS encoding ABC transporter substrate-binding protein → MRFKLLAATAAVALLASGSAFAESANLTIWSWNVAASALKSTLPGFNKQYPDIKITVEDLGNSQVFDKTLAACAAGGDGLPDIVSIENFEAEIFWSRFPDCFANLKELGYTPEIQAKFPDFKRTELEVGDVAYAMPWDSGPVAVFYRRDFYEKAGVDPSTISTWDDFIAAGKKISAANPGVVMAQADFNGDSEWFRMIANEQGCGYFSTDGQNITVNQPACVAALQKVKEMKDAGTLTAANWDEKIQANTAGKAASQLYGGWYEGTVRSTSPDLKGKWGVYRMPSLTADGPHAANLGGSSLAISAASANKEAAWKFVNYALGTNEGQVTMLKEFGLVPSLLEAEKDPFVNEPQPYWGGQKVWADILATLPKIVPSRGTAFQSDAEGIFRATQAKFFAGGYPDAKAALDDAANQIASATGLPIAE, encoded by the coding sequence ATGCGCTTCAAACTTCTCGCCGCGACCGCTGCCGTCGCACTGCTCGCGTCCGGTTCCGCCTTTGCGGAGTCGGCCAATCTGACAATCTGGAGCTGGAATGTCGCCGCATCGGCGTTGAAATCCACGCTCCCCGGCTTCAATAAACAATATCCCGACATCAAGATCACCGTGGAAGACCTTGGAAACAGCCAGGTCTTCGACAAGACGCTTGCAGCCTGCGCTGCGGGCGGCGACGGCTTGCCTGATATCGTCAGCATCGAGAATTTCGAGGCCGAAATCTTCTGGAGCCGCTTCCCGGATTGCTTCGCCAATCTGAAGGAACTCGGCTACACGCCGGAGATCCAGGCGAAATTCCCGGACTTCAAACGCACGGAGCTTGAAGTCGGCGATGTCGCCTATGCCATGCCGTGGGATTCCGGCCCTGTTGCCGTCTTCTACCGCCGCGATTTCTATGAGAAGGCCGGTGTCGATCCGAGCACGATCAGCACCTGGGACGATTTCATCGCCGCCGGCAAAAAGATTTCCGCCGCCAATCCCGGCGTCGTCATGGCGCAGGCAGACTTCAACGGCGACAGCGAATGGTTCCGCATGATCGCCAACGAACAGGGCTGCGGCTATTTCTCGACCGACGGCCAGAACATCACCGTCAACCAGCCGGCCTGCGTTGCCGCGCTGCAGAAGGTGAAGGAGATGAAGGATGCGGGCACGCTGACCGCTGCCAACTGGGACGAAAAGATCCAGGCCAATACCGCCGGCAAGGCCGCAAGCCAGCTCTATGGCGGCTGGTATGAAGGCACCGTGCGTTCGACGTCTCCCGATCTCAAGGGCAAATGGGGCGTCTACAGAATGCCGAGCCTGACGGCCGATGGCCCCCATGCCGCCAATCTCGGCGGTTCGTCGCTCGCCATTTCGGCGGCTTCCGCAAACAAGGAGGCAGCCTGGAAATTCGTCAACTACGCCCTTGGTACGAACGAGGGTCAGGTCACCATGCTGAAGGAATTCGGGCTGGTGCCGTCGCTGCTTGAGGCCGAGAAGGATCCTTTCGTCAATGAGCCGCAGCCCTATTGGGGCGGCCAGAAGGTCTGGGCCGATATCCTCGCGACACTGCCGAAGATCGTGCCGAGCCGCGGCACCGCCTTCCAGAGTGATGCCGAGGGCATTTTCAGGGCAACGCAGGCGAAATTCTTTGCCGGCGGCTATCCCGATGCGAAGGCGGCTCTCGACGACGCCGCCAACCAGATCGCTTCGGCCACCGGACTTCCTATCGCGGAATGA
- a CDS encoding carbohydrate ABC transporter permease, with translation MPLRTRSAYAFLAPYLLIFATFWVWPIINSFLISFQNTRINPWKYSFQANWGRLFYDPAFYNALYNTLIILVIQVPVMIALATVMAVMLNSPLLKARPLFRFAFFAPVVVGEVAYAAVFRLMFSLDFGIINKMISAVGFSPVSWFDNANAAMGVIILAVTWRWAGYNAIIILAGLQAIPDDVYEAATLDRVSKVQQFFHITLPLLKPIILFCVVLSVIGTMQLFTEPFLITNRGGPGGGTETLGLFLYRQGFTALNFGYASAIAYTMAALAVVISLLNLWIGRDPK, from the coding sequence ATGCCTTTGAGAACCCGGAGCGCCTATGCGTTCCTCGCCCCCTATCTGCTGATCTTTGCCACCTTCTGGGTCTGGCCGATCATCAATTCGTTCCTGATTTCCTTTCAGAACACGCGCATCAACCCGTGGAAATACAGCTTCCAGGCCAATTGGGGCCGCCTCTTTTACGACCCGGCCTTCTATAACGCTCTTTACAACACGCTGATCATCCTGGTGATCCAGGTGCCCGTGATGATCGCGCTGGCGACGGTCATGGCCGTCATGCTCAATTCGCCGCTGTTGAAAGCGCGCCCGCTCTTCCGTTTTGCCTTTTTCGCCCCCGTCGTCGTCGGCGAGGTCGCCTATGCCGCGGTATTCCGGCTGATGTTCAGCCTTGATTTCGGCATCATCAACAAGATGATTTCAGCGGTCGGCTTCAGCCCAGTCTCCTGGTTCGACAACGCCAATGCCGCGATGGGAGTGATCATCCTCGCCGTCACATGGCGCTGGGCGGGCTATAACGCCATCATCATCCTTGCCGGGCTGCAGGCCATTCCCGACGATGTCTACGAGGCGGCGACGCTCGACCGGGTGAGCAAGGTGCAGCAATTTTTCCACATCACCCTGCCGCTCTTGAAACCGATCATCCTCTTCTGTGTGGTACTCTCGGTGATCGGCACCATGCAGCTCTTCACCGAACCCTTCCTCATCACCAATCGCGGCGGTCCGGGCGGCGGCACGGAAACACTCGGCCTCTTCCTCTATCGCCAGGGTTTCACCGCGCTGAACTTCGGTTATGCCTCGGCAATCGCCTATACGATGGCCGCTCTCGCCGTGGTGATTTCTCTTCTCAATCTCTGGATCGGGAGGGACCCGAAATGA
- a CDS encoding carbohydrate ABC transporter permease produces the protein MKSKSQSLLARQIALHAVLAPLALIWLFPLWMMFVFSTMPDNGIFSPDIVLWPSTNFVENFKNLQADTDFIGAMVISIGVALIYTALSVMLTSMAGWALARYRFVGRAVVIAIILGTITLPFSVVVIPQFIMVAREFKLANTWVALIVPPLFNSLGVLFMRQSFSMMPGELFDAARVEGVKEWQIFLRIALPLARPTMAALAIILFLHSWNNYLWPLLINSRPGMMTAPVALGTLIGLTKVSWGGIMAGAVLLTAPILVVFVALQRHFIAGIAAGAIK, from the coding sequence ATGAAATCCAAATCGCAATCCCTTCTCGCCCGTCAGATCGCGTTGCACGCCGTGCTGGCGCCGTTGGCGCTGATCTGGCTGTTTCCGCTGTGGATGATGTTCGTCTTCTCGACAATGCCCGACAACGGCATCTTCAGCCCCGACATCGTGCTGTGGCCGTCGACCAACTTCGTGGAGAATTTCAAGAACCTGCAGGCCGATACCGATTTCATCGGGGCGATGGTGATCTCCATCGGCGTGGCGCTCATCTATACCGCGCTCTCGGTGATGCTGACTTCGATGGCCGGCTGGGCGCTGGCACGTTATCGTTTCGTCGGCCGCGCGGTCGTCATCGCCATCATCCTCGGCACGATCACGCTTCCCTTCTCCGTGGTCGTCATCCCGCAATTCATCATGGTGGCGCGCGAGTTCAAGCTGGCAAACACCTGGGTGGCTCTGATCGTCCCGCCGCTCTTCAATTCGCTTGGCGTCTTATTCATGCGGCAGTCCTTCTCGATGATGCCGGGTGAACTCTTCGATGCGGCCCGCGTCGAGGGCGTCAAGGAATGGCAGATTTTCCTGCGCATCGCCCTGCCGCTGGCGCGGCCGACGATGGCGGCATTGGCGATCATTCTCTTCCTGCACTCGTGGAACAATTACCTCTGGCCGCTGCTCATCAATTCCAGACCGGGGATGATGACGGCGCCGGTGGCTTTGGGAACGCTGATCGGCCTCACCAAGGTTTCCTGGGGTGGCATCATGGCCGGCGCGGTGTTGCTGACGGCGCCGATCCTCGTCGTATTCGTGGCTCTCCAGCGCCATTTCATCGCCGGCATCGCGGCCGGCGCAATCAAGTAA
- a CDS encoding GNAT family N-acetyltransferase, whose translation MRKAVTADAEELCSLLNEIILAGGTTALETPLTAAEFADWFIDGDFPLVCHVAEHGRSLAGFQSLSLYGDPPKGYADIATFARMKPKISGVGRALFQATLAAAEELGLEFINATIRADNVGGLAYYTRMGFEPYDRLLQVPLLDGTPVDRIKKRFKVDAKRRPSFSV comes from the coding sequence ATTCGAAAGGCGGTAACCGCCGACGCGGAAGAGTTGTGCAGTCTCCTGAACGAAATCATTCTCGCCGGCGGAACAACTGCGCTCGAGACACCGCTCACAGCCGCAGAGTTCGCAGACTGGTTCATCGACGGCGATTTCCCGCTTGTATGCCATGTTGCGGAACATGGTCGATCGCTTGCCGGCTTCCAGTCGTTGAGCCTCTATGGCGATCCGCCGAAAGGTTATGCCGATATCGCAACATTTGCCCGCATGAAGCCGAAAATTTCCGGCGTCGGCCGCGCCCTTTTTCAGGCGACGCTGGCAGCAGCCGAGGAGCTCGGCCTCGAATTCATCAACGCCACTATTCGTGCCGACAACGTCGGCGGCCTCGCCTATTACACAAGGATGGGCTTCGAGCCCTATGACAGGCTTCTCCAGGTTCCGCTTTTGGACGGAACGCCGGTCGATCGGATCAAGAAGCGTTTCAAGGTAGACGCCAAGCGCCGCCCGTCATTCTCCGTTTGA
- a CDS encoding Gfo/Idh/MocA family protein gives MLRFAVVGIDHGHTFDHVKGLLASGGEFVGYCPQTSVPALREAFDKTYPDAPQIDREKLFDDPSIDVICISAIPRDRAGLAIRAMKSGKDVMTDKPGVTTFSQLEEVKKTVAETGRIFSICFSERHCVRSAVKAGKLIADGAIGKVIQTLGVGPHRLQLPTRPSWFFDPEAFGGIIVDIASHQIDQFLFYTGSTSGEVIASSIGNFGMPDKPAFQDFGEVLLRSERAAGYVRVDWFTPEALPTWGDGRLTILGTEGYIELRKYIDIAGRPGKDHLFLVNGKEMTHIDCSGEKLDYFDAFTADVGSRTQTAMTQEHVFEVCRLSLEAQTKAARIGAR, from the coding sequence ATGTTGAGATTTGCCGTCGTCGGAATCGACCATGGGCATACGTTCGATCACGTAAAGGGCCTGCTCGCCTCAGGCGGCGAGTTCGTCGGCTACTGCCCCCAGACCTCGGTGCCGGCGCTTCGCGAAGCCTTCGATAAGACCTATCCGGATGCGCCGCAGATCGACCGTGAAAAGCTGTTCGACGACCCGTCGATCGACGTCATCTGCATTTCCGCCATTCCGCGCGACCGCGCCGGTCTTGCCATCCGCGCGATGAAATCGGGCAAGGACGTGATGACCGACAAGCCCGGCGTCACGACATTCTCCCAGCTTGAGGAGGTCAAGAAAACTGTCGCCGAGACAGGCAGAATCTTCTCGATCTGCTTTTCCGAGCGCCATTGCGTCCGCTCCGCCGTCAAGGCAGGCAAACTCATAGCCGATGGCGCAATCGGCAAGGTGATCCAAACGCTCGGCGTCGGCCCACACCGACTTCAGTTGCCGACCAGGCCCAGCTGGTTCTTCGACCCGGAAGCCTTCGGCGGTATCATCGTCGATATTGCCTCGCATCAGATCGACCAGTTTCTGTTTTACACAGGATCGACCTCAGGCGAGGTCATCGCCAGCTCGATCGGCAATTTCGGCATGCCTGACAAACCAGCCTTCCAGGACTTCGGCGAAGTGCTCTTACGCTCCGAGAGGGCGGCGGGATATGTCCGCGTCGACTGGTTCACCCCGGAGGCGCTGCCGACCTGGGGCGATGGGCGGCTGACCATCCTCGGGACCGAAGGCTATATCGAGCTGCGCAAGTATATCGACATTGCCGGCCGGCCGGGCAAGGATCACCTCTTCCTCGTCAACGGCAAGGAAATGACCCACATCGATTGCAGCGGTGAAAAGCTCGACTATTTCGACGCTTTCACCGCCGACGTCGGCAGCCGTACGCAGACAGCGATGACGCAGGAACACGTGTTCGAAGTCTGCCGCCTTTCGCTCGAAGCCCAGACGAAAGCCGCGCGCATCGGCGCCCGCTGA
- a CDS encoding ABC transporter ATP-binding protein — MAELSLSKIVKRFGGFEIIHGANLEVKDGEFVVFVGPSGCGKSTLLRMIAGLEDITSGELRIGGKVVNDVEPADRGIAMVFQSYALYPHLTVEENLSFGLRMNGNPKADTERRVGRVAEILQITELMKRRPKQLSGGQRQRVAIGRAIVREPEVFLFDEPLSNLDAELRVQMRVEISRLHKQLGTTMIYVTHDQTEAMTLADRIVVLRAGNIEQIGAPLDLYDDPANQFVAGFVGSPKMNFLKAAVVEAQAGRAVIALESNPQTRLTLPVADRIEAGAKVTLGIRPEHFVDAGAGDADLTVSVDVAEHLGNTSYIYAAVGSEQLIIERPESRVSGNRETLTVGLPANRTFLFDAAGRRLR; from the coding sequence ATGGCAGAGCTTTCACTTAGCAAAATCGTCAAGCGCTTCGGCGGCTTCGAGATCATCCATGGCGCCAATCTGGAGGTGAAGGACGGCGAATTCGTCGTCTTCGTCGGTCCCTCCGGCTGCGGCAAGTCCACGCTGCTCAGGATGATCGCAGGATTGGAGGATATTACATCGGGTGAGCTTCGGATCGGAGGCAAGGTCGTCAACGACGTCGAGCCAGCCGACCGCGGCATCGCCATGGTCTTCCAGTCCTATGCGCTCTATCCGCACCTGACCGTTGAGGAGAATTTGAGCTTCGGCCTGCGCATGAACGGCAATCCGAAAGCCGACACCGAGCGGCGTGTGGGCCGTGTTGCGGAAATCCTGCAGATCACCGAGCTGATGAAGCGCCGTCCCAAGCAGCTTTCCGGCGGCCAGCGTCAGCGCGTGGCGATCGGCCGCGCCATCGTCCGCGAACCCGAGGTCTTCCTGTTCGACGAGCCGTTGTCGAACCTCGATGCGGAACTGCGCGTGCAGATGCGCGTCGAGATCTCAAGGCTGCACAAGCAGCTCGGCACGACGATGATCTACGTCACCCACGACCAGACGGAAGCGATGACGCTCGCCGACAGGATCGTCGTGCTGCGCGCCGGCAATATCGAGCAGATCGGTGCCCCGCTCGACCTTTACGACGATCCCGCCAATCAGTTCGTCGCCGGTTTCGTCGGCTCGCCGAAGATGAATTTCTTGAAGGCCGCTGTGGTCGAGGCGCAGGCGGGCAGGGCAGTGATCGCGCTGGAAAGCAATCCGCAGACGCGCCTGACGCTGCCTGTCGCCGACCGCATCGAAGCCGGCGCAAAGGTAACGCTCGGCATCCGGCCTGAACATTTCGTCGATGCCGGCGCGGGTGATGCCGATCTCACCGTCAGCGTCGACGTCGCCGAACATCTCGGCAATACCAGCTACATCTATGCCGCCGTCGGCAGCGAGCAGCTGATCATCGAGCGCCCGGAATCGCGCGTCAGCGGCAACCGCGAGACCCTGACGGTCGGCCTTCCGGCAAACCGCACATTTCTTTTCGATGCCGCCGGCAGACGGCTTCGTTAA
- a CDS encoding fumarylacetoacetate hydrolase family protein — translation MSHPLLNADASAGLFVGRVWNPEVAGPSIVTLREGMLVDITSREAPTLSALIERQDAAGFARAASGRAIGSLEEIAANSKGTPDQGRPYLLAPADLQAVKACGVTFAQSMIERVIEEKAAGNPDRAASIRERVSTLIGGSLTNLKAGSPEAAKVKQALIDEGIWSQYLEVGIGPDAEVFTKAPVLSSVGWGADVGLHPISTWNNPEPEIVLAVSSRGEIKGASLGNDVNLRDVEGRSALLLGKAKDNNASCSIGPFIRLFDDGYGLDEVRRAELDLKVTGEDGFVMHGKSSMSQISRDPTDLVRQTLGPHHQYPDGFMLFLGTLFAPTQDRDAPKQGFTHKIGDVVEISSAGLGALFNTVRLSTECPPWTFGIAALMRNLAKRGLL, via the coding sequence ATGTCTCATCCCCTTCTCAATGCCGACGCTTCGGCCGGTCTTTTTGTCGGCCGCGTCTGGAATCCCGAGGTCGCCGGACCGAGCATTGTCACGCTTCGGGAGGGGATGCTTGTCGACATCACGTCGCGCGAGGCGCCGACGCTGAGCGCCCTCATCGAGAGGCAGGATGCCGCCGGCTTCGCCCGCGCCGCAAGCGGCAGGGCGATCGGCTCGTTGGAGGAGATCGCCGCCAACAGCAAGGGGACGCCGGATCAAGGGCGCCCCTATCTGTTGGCGCCCGCCGATCTGCAGGCTGTCAAGGCCTGCGGCGTCACCTTCGCCCAATCGATGATCGAGCGCGTCATCGAGGAAAAGGCAGCTGGCAATCCTGACCGCGCCGCTTCGATCCGTGAACGTGTCAGCACGCTGATCGGCGGCAGCCTCACCAATCTCAAGGCCGGTTCGCCGGAGGCTGCCAAGGTCAAGCAGGCCCTGATCGACGAAGGCATATGGTCGCAATATCTCGAAGTCGGCATCGGTCCCGACGCCGAAGTCTTCACCAAGGCGCCGGTGCTGTCCTCCGTCGGCTGGGGGGCGGATGTCGGCCTGCATCCAATCTCCACCTGGAACAATCCCGAGCCGGAGATCGTGCTCGCCGTCAGCAGCCGCGGCGAGATCAAGGGCGCGTCGCTGGGCAACGACGTCAATCTTCGAGATGTCGAAGGGCGCTCGGCGCTGCTGCTCGGCAAGGCTAAGGACAACAATGCCTCCTGCTCGATCGGTCCTTTCATCCGGTTGTTCGACGACGGTTACGGATTGGATGAAGTGCGCAGGGCCGAACTCGACTTGAAAGTGACCGGCGAAGATGGCTTCGTGATGCATGGCAAGAGCTCGATGTCACAGATCAGCCGCGATCCGACCGATCTCGTCAGGCAGACGCTTGGGCCGCATCATCAATATCCCGACGGCTTCATGCTCTTTCTCGGTACGCTGTTTGCTCCAACGCAGGACCGTGACGCGCCGAAGCAAGGTTTCACGCACAAGATCGGCGATGTCGTCGAGATTTCCTCGGCGGGTCTCGGCGCGCTCTTCAATACGGTGCGCCTCTCCACCGAATGCCCGCCCTGGACCTTCGGCATTGCGGCGCTGATGCGCAATCTTGCAAAGCGCGGGCTACTTTAG
- a CDS encoding helix-turn-helix domain-containing protein, producing the protein MDLAESKVGTRAIYQPGASSIEGSPTALQMFHAHPPVMAMPHWHAQVEVNYVMRGTVHYRMNDHAFRLNAGEMCLFWGGQPHQMDESSDDSLYAGAHLPLVYFFRLRLPISISSRLMKGETLLTSATDAADNENFARWFRYANSGDPAKAQHAVDELLLRIERIAFEPYSMTTSKTSASLEGDQPHPNSSRSVARMCDFIAANFLQDIDSVDIARAADLHPKYAMNLFKRSTGMTLSKYVTLLRLSRAQAMLMSEGANVLQVAMDSGFGSISAFNKSFRHIAGMSPSDFRRDIRLVTTIPAGAFRN; encoded by the coding sequence ATGGATTTGGCGGAAAGTAAGGTCGGCACGCGTGCAATTTATCAGCCGGGCGCAAGCAGCATTGAGGGTTCGCCGACGGCGCTGCAGATGTTTCACGCCCATCCGCCTGTCATGGCCATGCCGCACTGGCACGCCCAGGTCGAGGTCAACTATGTCATGCGCGGCACCGTTCACTACCGCATGAACGATCACGCCTTCCGGCTGAACGCCGGGGAAATGTGCCTCTTCTGGGGTGGGCAGCCGCATCAGATGGACGAATCCTCTGACGATTCGCTCTATGCCGGCGCCCACCTGCCGCTCGTCTATTTCTTCCGGCTGCGCCTGCCGATCAGCATTTCCAGCCGTCTGATGAAGGGCGAGACGCTGCTGACCTCGGCAACCGATGCCGCCGACAACGAGAACTTTGCTCGCTGGTTCCGCTATGCCAATTCCGGGGATCCCGCCAAGGCCCAGCACGCCGTGGACGAATTGCTGCTGCGCATCGAGCGTATCGCATTCGAACCCTATTCGATGACGACATCAAAGACGAGCGCCAGCCTGGAAGGCGATCAGCCGCATCCCAATTCCTCGCGCAGCGTCGCGCGCATGTGCGATTTCATCGCCGCCAATTTCCTGCAGGACATTGATTCGGTTGACATCGCCCGCGCTGCCGATCTGCATCCGAAATATGCCATGAACCTTTTCAAGCGATCGACCGGCATGACGCTCAGCAAATATGTGACACTGCTCAGGCTGTCGCGCGCCCAGGCGATGCTGATGAGCGAGGGCGCCAACGTTCTGCAGGTGGCGATGGACAGCGGCTTCGGTTCGATCAGCGCTTTCAACAAATCCTTTCGCCATATCGCCGGCATGTCGCCATCGGATTTCCGCCGCGACATCCGGCTGGTGACGACGATTCCCGCCGGCGCCTTCCGCAATTAA